GTACTGGCCATCAAATGAGGGGAAAAAAGAGCtttggacaaaagttttgcattgctcTATAGAATTAATTTTGCCTGTCATAGTCaagtgaaacctgttgaatagtgtttaacatattgaattacataccactgcTGTGTAGTTTCCCTGTGTAGTTAaccgaaatctaacatgaaatactgtactactgttatggcttccggtagacaatATAATCTTTTCTTGGATTGCATAACATGCTTTTGCTTCATCTTCATATGTCGAGTCATATTAAACAGGTTTAACTGAACTTGACTTTAGAGGTCAGAGTGAAAGCTGGCTAGTGTGTCTGATTTTTCCATCGCCATCAGTTTTTAAACAGGACGTCGCTGACCGGACGCTCCCAACAGCATAGAGGCCGCTCCGAATCGCACCGCGCTTCGTACAGGCAGGGTTGGAGGGTACATTTTCCAAGGGGCTGGCTTTCTCAAGACCTCCAGTGTTTGCTGTGGagcctccctccctgtctgcATGCTCACATGGGCAGAGAAATGCTTCATTAGCCAAGCCCCTTTTTTTGAAGCAAACCACTTGCAGGAAACCAACTAACTAGAGGGCACTTATCAGCTTGCTTGTTTTCATAGAGCTGCATCAAAGGACaggaatatttttttctgttttgtttttgtctgtactGCGGTGAAGCTAATGTGTACAAACTCCCTCTTGTTTGTGTTATCAAGGCACTAGTTGAAGCTGACTGCTTGATCAGCATAAAAAAAGTGGTTGATGCAACCCAAggtaattttttttctccagtgctgtaaaattctctaCGTTTTGTTTTACTGAGCTGGGATTGGCTGATCAATTCCATTTTTGCATTCAGGTTTGCAACAGAATATTGGACAACAGTGGTCTTGTTTTGGTTTCGTccctgtgtgtgtattgtttgatGCAATGCTGTTATCAAACTCTGGGCATTCATTGGTTCTTGAGGCTATCGGAGTCCTGTGGCTTGTGATTGGCTGGGCTGGAATTTGGTGAAACTGTACAGACATTAATGAATTGAAACATCAAATAAAACCGCATGCAAGAAACCTTTTATAAGGCTTACCACACACAGAACTGTCATAACCCTTGCAGGAATGGTCTTTCGAAGTTCAGTCTCTTGCACATATCTTCTGCAATTCATGcattaaaattgacattttgacattttaaCTTGCTTGTGTGCATTTAAAATTTTCATAATccctgcttttttaaatgtttatgtaaaagGGGCAAACAAGGAACAGAAAGGCAACAAAATTACTGATCGCCATTTTTTCCTTCTCAGTTTCCCATCTTGTTCTTTCCTCTTCAAACGCACAGCGAGttagagagagtgagtgtgttaATGGGACGCTATCTATCACTGCCATCGCACTGCAGTGCCCGTCCGGAACGTGCCGACGTGACAGTGAAGCTTGTTGCAGCTATAAACACTCATATTCTCACCCTACCCTATCCTATAAACTCTGACCAGCCcataaaaacgaaacaaaaaaatgaaatcaagctCTTCCCATCTGTCGCTGTCGATCCACAGACCCCCCCCAATCCTCGTGAATCATTTTGGGATTGCCTGTGCCTGCTTGGGACCCCTCCCTGAGTTCCCTTGTCTACTCTGACAGGGCCCTGCTGTTCCCTGTACTCCAGAGGCAtctgttggttttgtgtttttgaggaGTTGTCCCCAGGGGAGCTGGTCATTGTACAGCCCACCCCCCTTCCTTTCTACTTGTTCTCCCCCCTCGTTCCTCCTGGTTCTGTTAGGAGGGGTGCTTCTGAGTGAGGGTGAGGGAAGGAGGTAGGAAGTTTACCCAGCGACCAAGGCTATTgtttaaaaagcagcaaaaaaatcGGTCtcaagtaagagcaaattcaaataagaaaataaacagtaaataattcaGCTGGAGAGCAACTTCAACTAGAGCAGTTAGACTTTACAATATCCGGTTATAAGGGTAACATCCGTTCCGAGCACATAGTGAGTACAATAAAtagataagaacgatttcaaacgAGCAATgacaaaaatgtgaatatggaTAACCTTTCAGGAGTAAAATCAAGTGAAGGCAATCTGGGAAATGTGCATGAAAGTGTGATTGCAAAGCACACCAGCATGGCAACCCTACTTTTACATGCAGAAAGCATTACACAATGCCAATATTATGCTTTGAAAATTTATATTTGAATTGATTTAATACCGAATATATCTTGCGCTGGTGCAAATTTTGAATGGTGCTAAGCCCTATTGCATGCCATACTAAATCTGAAACGCTAGGAGACTGGGTCTCCCGGAGTTAATACCCCAGCAACAATGCCACATCCAACAGGCTTAGAAGCAGGTGCAGCCCTGGCTGGTCTTTAACAGGGCAGCATTTAACCAGGGAGAGAAGATTTCATGCACTACGCTCCAGGATGCATTAGGAATGCTCAAGCTCAGCCCGGTTAAAACTGCACTAAAGCACCCACGACACCGGTCTGTAAAACCACAGTCTCGACCCGTTCCCAGTATCCAACTGGTGAACGTCTGCAGCCCAATCTGCAAGTCCAGTAATGCAAAAGTACGTCTCTGGTTTTCCTGTAATTGCTGTTCAGAAATCGATTGGCCATGCTGCACTTTTTTCCCTGTTTGGTGTAATATATTGACAACCCTTTTCCTGTAGTCCTGTTAATTTAAAAACCCACTTCTCTCTCAATGCAACTTCCATCATCCGTGTATGTTGCTGTGCAGTATTGAAATGTTCAGAGATACAAAGCGACCttcagctgtggccaaaaggtttgcatcaccctatagagcaaactcattttgcttcatactGTGGTGTGCAGGTTACCAGCTGTGTCAGTTTTTTGAATGATTACATTGTGCTGTACAGAAAGGTAGACTgattcaaatatatattatttcacggatggaaataagactcccgttacACAgttgtttgatccattcctggttttgctgtgagTTTAACAAGACGCGCACCTGAGCTTGCTATCTTAGACAAAGGCATTGGAACTCAACTCCTAAGataataattcaagaaaacatgcaacaggagtcttaatCCCATccctgtatttaattattatattaggAACCTTTTGCTGCATCCCAGCCCCCTGTCCCCGAGGGGCTAGTGAAAGGGGGACAGGACTGGGGCTACTCCCCTGTCGATCCAGGTATAAATCTCCCTGTGTGGGGTAATTAAAAGATAAGATCTGCAGTGGGCTTAGCTTTTAACCCGTTTCCAATCGTTTACCATCTTTTGGAGTCACCATGTGACTGATTGCAGCATCAACAGCAGGGACGCGAACAAGCGATAAAATCACAGCCAGACTACAGCAAGCTAGAGGCGCATGCGTGTAGATACAGCAGCCAATGCCAGATTCACCAAAGTATTTCAACGGTTCTTTTGAATATCATTTTCtagcatttaaaaagcaaataaaaactatatgaatacaATTTGGATCTTTTTAAtagcatgtaatcaaagaaactacaaaatgatgtctcaaaagtctaccggaagctgtaacagcagtatttcatgttagattataGAAGTGCCACACAATGTCAGAtgttatggaaaactacaaggcaGTGTGCAATTGTCTATGTCAGCATAACTTTATTTGCCTGGTTTCAATCGACTTCATGAAGCAGCATGAGTTAACCCTACAGGAGGATGCAAGACTTTTGCCCctagctgtatatatataaaataaaatacaccttatttaattaattgttttattagaaaATGCAGGGACCAGCTCAACcatattcatatacattttttccCCTGGAAAACAGGAAAAGCAGATGGCAGTCCCCCTCCTCTCTTTGTGTTTTGTCCCTTCGACTCGAATGCTCCTCAGTCCATTTAAACCCCCAGCACCCTGGCCTCTCTCAATAGCCCACTACAGAACGACCCAGAGCATGGACAGGGGGCAGCTGGTCCCCTGAATAGAAGCACATGTCTTTGTCCTCCCCTACCCTCCCAAAGGCCCTCGGCTTCATCTCCATTGTGTCCTGTAGCAGGTGATTTGCAAAGGCGTCTCTAAACAAACTGGCTCAAAGCCAGGATGCGCTAAATTAAACACGCTGTGTTAACTAAACCACAGTGTTTGGGGGAAACTTGTGTGTACGCATGTCATTGGACTGGGAGCAAGAGCAAAGCGTCAAATgctataaagcaaaaaaaaattaaatcagcaCAAAATCATTTTCCTACCTGGTGCGTTTCCTGTTTGCTGCCTTGTATATTTTTCAATCTGTTTAAAAGTTCAGTCGATCTTTTTGCTAAAACAGATTGGTTTCTGGATTAGAACCCAGTGTGGGAAATGAGCATGCAAACTGGTATGATTGCAAAGTGCCAGTGTGGATTTTGAGTAGTGGTCATGGGGACCCCCtacattttacacattgaaaGCATTGCACAATGCCAGTATCTTACTTTGTAAAAGCATGCAGGAAAAACAGCTGGGATACAAAGAgtctgtacattatatatatatatatatatatatataaatacacgcacacacacacacacacacttacttatCCCGTACTGATGTTGTGGAGTTGGTACAAGTTCCTGTAGCCtgtagtgtgtgcgtgtgtgtgtttagtgctgTACATGGATCTGTAACCATGAAGCTCTGTCTTTACTGCAACCCTTTTCTTTATTAATCAGTGCAAGCTGTTTGTGGGTTGCAGTTAAAGATAAAAGTACAATAATTACCGGCACTGGAGATCCGATTCAGGACTGTTTCTTTTTAACGTGGTCCTTCTGGCAGCTGAAAAGTTCTGATAAGAACTGAGAGATCAAAGCTATCGCCCTGAGGCACAATTAGCAACGTTTCTGCCATGCAAATTTTGCAGTGAGACCGTCTGTATtatagttttgattttttttttttttttttttttggacagcaGTTCAATTAGCATGAGAATGGCCTACGACTAAGTTTGTGTACCCTAGTTTTGTAATGGAGTCAGATTCATTATTTTGGATTTTTAAATGGCctagcatgtgtgtgttttttttaaataaatattaatatttttgtagAGTAATCAGAACtaatatttggttttcatttttaaaagctgctacacAGATATTGGCACCATAATACTAAGCTAAACTCCAAAACACACTGGTGCCCAGGTCAGGGCAACCCAAAAACTAAACTATGACCCCTCAGCTAATCACCATAGCAACCACCCcttcaccccccctccccaggacctgaaaacaaatacacacaaaaacagcaaattctgaattatttgttttatttggaaaataaaatatctttcagCCTTCCGACAGTAGGCGtataacatacatatatacaatcctcttttataaatacacaatatatacagaAATTAAATTATATAGACAGTATATCTCCATCGCTTTATACACATTGCATTAAAttaggaagtaaaaaaaaaataaagtagaaataataataataaaatattcatttggttgtttgtgggttttttttttaaatgagtaaaaaacacaattaaatattacagtaatatacTTTCATGTCTACAAACATTTTTTCAAGGCTTgaattcaatgaaaaacaatagtactgctttaataaaatacatgccttagctgtttacttttaaataacttatggaattaattaaaatataataattacaaCCTCTGCCTAAGGACCAATTTTGAAACaatttcccattttatttatttatttagtaaatccATCCCTTTAAAATTTATAGAATTATAAAATCTAGTACCTAACTTTTCTGAAagcatggttttgttttgttttttaaaaataggcacttaagcattttgttttcttttacattgtTTGGGGATTCgttcaaaataaaaccttttctAAAATTTTGAATTTGTGATATCAGttgccccgccccccccccccccccccccgcatctaatacagaaatattttgcaaaaaaattaaaaaaaaggtcctgccttttttttttttcttgtgtagttttatgtaaaaaaaaaaaaaaaaaacacttggttcTCCTTAAGTCTGTGGAATGtccattgttaaaaaataaatacaaaacgaAAAAAGTAGTGCAAATAAGTTCCGGCAAGCTTTCTCTCCAAAGGATTAATCCGCCTTTCATATCTGTGAGACGATTTTGTAGAGtagtccattaaaaaaataattgagcagcataaataaatatatagaaacatatagatatagatattgatatagaaatactttttttttttttttttttttaaagaaaagtccCAAGACTTAAAAAACATTTCCCAGCAACATCCTGTTGTGAAGTCTTCCGAGAAACTTGCTGCTTAAACCTGgaggccaaaaaataataaataattttaaaaaaaagtacatttgtgATATCTTAAGCTTAAAATAGATCAGCAATCGAAGTTACAAAGCAGTTCAGTCCATTCCTGGATTTAACTTTTGAGTTTAACAcctaaacaaaatattgaaaatagctgaacaaaatagttttggacacatcataaaatgttttgtattcaaTTTATAGGTGGGGTGGCATCCGCATTATATTTGcttcttccatatgtccccagtAGAAGACTACAATAAAATACttcttacttttaaaaagtagcaGAATATACCAGATGTGGAattaagactcctgttgcacagcagcttgatccattcctggatgGCACTAGTTTAATAAATAACATGCCTCTGCTTGTTACCTACCcgctgtggttaatcaagctcatagtaaaatctggaatgggccaaactgctatgcaatcagaGTCCTATTTCCAATAAAGGGAGCGATCCTTACCTCGGTTGCAAAGACACACTGCTCCATGTGCTCAGGAATGATGTAAACTGGGCGGTAGGCAGGCTCTTTCGGGAAGGGAGGGGCGGAGAGGAACAGATCGGACTTTTTGTTGCCCTGCTTCAGAGTCTGCccctgctggtgctgctgcttaTTGCCCTCGGCCAGGTTGCAGTCAGCCAGCTTCTGCTTGTATCCCGCCTTGTCCTCTGCGCTCAGCTCTGCGTCCTTGTTGGTCACCTTGAAGGGGCTCCCGGGGATGGCTAGGGCCCCCTTATCACGGGGGAACTGGGATAAGTTATTGATGGTCTCCAGGCCGCTGCGCACAGACTTCCCAAGCTGGCTCTTCCTCATTTGCCGCAGGACGGCAGCCGCGGCGCAGACCACCAGGAGCAGGGTGGCCAGCCCCAGGCAGAAGGACACGGCGAGGGCCACTGGGAAAGGGTCCCCTGAGCCCTCTGGGGAGGCGCTGGGCTGCAGGCTGTACTCGCAGCTGGGGCCCATGAAGCCGGAGGGACACTGGCACACGGGGCCGCTGAAGTGGGTGTAGCAGGTGCCTCCGTTCTGGCAGGGGACAGAGCCACAGGCGTCAGACCGCAGGGAGCAGTCACGGCCGGAGTAGCCCAGCGTGCAGCTGCAGGTGTAGTCATTGATGCCATCCATGCAGGTGCCCCCGTTCTGGCACGGGTTCCGGGCACAGTCATCAATATTGATCTCGCACCGCGGGCCGGTGAAGCCGGGCCGGCAACGGCAAAGCACGCTGCGCCCCAGATCGAGACACTGGCCACCTGGGAGAAGGAAATAAGTGGGGGTTACACATCAGATTGCTTGAAAGCTCCAGCTAGCAGAGACAGCTTTGTAGTTTTGAATACAAGCTTCATCAGCCAGTGTATAGGCTACAAGTGCAGGTGtcttaaaataagcaaaactgatcaaactgctatgcaataggaatcccTTTTTTGCCCAATGGGCTGTGGTTtaggagaaggggggggggtgcTTACCGTTCGCACAGGGGTTGTTGGTGCAGCGGTCGATTTTCTTCTCACAGTTAGAGCCCATGTAACCGATCGGGCAGCGGCAGGAGTACCCCCCCACGGGCTTCTCCACACAGGTGCCCCCGTTGAAGCAGGGCCCGTCCGCACAGGTCATGGCGCTGATCTCGCAGTTTTTGCCGTAAAATCCTTGTGGGCAGGTGCAGGTGTAGTCGTTTTCAAGATCCTGGTTGGAAAATTAAATAAagggtcattttaaaacatattttgttgcatgTCTCTTTATTGatcgatttattaatttgtttaaaatagataATGTGCGTGCATATGCATCTATTTCGGCGGATAATCGACTAGCCCGACTTACATTGCAGCTGCCCCCGCTCTTGCACGGGTTGCTGTCGCACTCGTTTGTCTCCGTCTCGCAGTTGGTGCCGCTGAAGCCCGGGCTGCAGGTACAGGTATAGCTGCCCTGGCCCGTGTTGCTGCAGGTCGCTCCGTTACGGCAGGGCCTGTGGTTGGTGCAGTAGTTCAGGTCCTGGTTGCAGAACAGACCGCCCCAGCCTTCCTGACAGTTACACTGCCAGGGCTGACCGCAGGTCCCGTGGAGGCAGCCGGGGTAGCGCACGCACTCGTCGCAGAGGCGCCCCTGCCACCCGATGCGGCACTTGCACTCGCCGGGGCGCTCGCAGTAACCGTGTCTTTCGCTGCACCCGGACACACAGATGGCTGTTTAACAAAGAAAGAACATTtgaatactttgtgtgtgtgtgtttttttttttcccctgtcccAACACGCATCGAGTAGTGAAGTACTAAACAAGGCAGCTGGCGCCTGTACAACACACCACATGCCGCTTCTTTTTTACGCAAGGAGGAGCGCATTAAAGCCACAACGCGTGTCCGTGTAACTCACGCTCCTTGCACACATTGTTCGACTAAACAAAAGAGAAAGAGCACACACACCTCGCTCCCCAGCAGACAAATTTCAAGACAGGAGAAGGAGGGGGCAATTGACCTCTTTCcaaaacccttttatgtttaacaaTCCTTAACCGGGTTGCGGCGGGGATTAGCGATTGCTAGGCAACGCtcgactacgactactactaatagtAAATTTGTTCAAATTAATTTGGTTCTTTTGAATTCAAGCACCAGACTCGGAGGGAGGCAGAGGGAGGTTTGTTAACTTACGCTCTGAGCAGTATTCGCCTCTCCAGCCGGTCAGACAAGCGCGGTTCCCGGCTTCGTTGCAAGTGTAGTGGCCGAATGTGTCGTCTCTGGGCCGGCAGTAGTCCGAGCAGCTGTCGCCGTAGTAGTGGTCATCGCAAACGACGTGGTAGGAATAGCGCAACTCGCTCTGCTCGCCAAAGTGGACGTCCTGAGACCAATCCTCGCCAACTGCCAGTCTTCGACGGGTCGCCAAGCGACTGATCAGATTTGATGGGTTTTCTGAGGGGGGAAAAATTaagaatttaaaatgcatgaatatatacaaattatatatatatatatatatatacacacacaaatgatCGTTGTAAATAAAGCGCTGTAAATGCCAATTTAGCACTGCTGTTACTcgaatcttctttttttttttaatgtcttttttttttttttggatgttaaAACGATTAATTGCTGGAGTCCCCATTCTCGTATCCTTGTTGGAATTGACACTGGCCTGCAGCTATTGCGTGTAGTTCTGTAATTCAGTTATGCTGGAGTCGCCCCCTAGCAGGATTAGAGGTACTGCATTCTTACCTGTGGACTGTTCGGCTGATTCTGCGTTCCAAGCTTCAATTATAAGCGAGAAAGTTCCCTattgagaaaaacaaaagtaAGATTAAGATCATTACAAAACCGCAAACCACAGATGATAatcattaattttgtaaatatatacacacacacacaccacaagttTTGCAAACTTACCGGCCATTTGAAGTGGAAGGGGACTCGGATAGACGCGGTGCGGGAGATTGAACTCTGGTCGGCGGAGGTGATTTCGGTCAAGCCGGTTCCGTAGGTGCAGGGCGGTTCGGGTGAGATGACAGCCTGGGCATGCTTCAGACAGACCCGGAAAAAGATCTGACACTCCCGGGGGTTCCTGCAGACGCCTCGGGAACTCGTAAAGGAATggactttcaattcaaacacaccGGAGGAAGATACCTTTTTGAGTGGAGaagacaaaacaataataatttaaaatacggTAGATGATAAACGAACTGTgattagaaaataataaaatcgcatacaaaaaaaaaaaacataaaacttacCAAATGCGTGGACAGCAAGCtcagaaaacacattaaaaagcatAAAGCCATGTTCGAGGTTTGCCTCTGGGCTGCTATCGACTCAATAGCAGATAGACGTATCAAATTGTTTTCCAATTGGACAGCAAGGATAATGTCTCGTACAAGCAAGAGATGGAGGAGCGGGTCACAAAGTAATACCCCGTTTGCTCCCTCCTGCCTTGGTTACTGGTCTGACGTTTCAAAGTTGTTTTAAAGCTGGAAAGCCGCCCGACTCCGTTTTTATAGACTGGCGTCTGGTGTCGGATTCCTCCTGCCCACGCCCACTGCACCTCAGCGGCCGCCCCTCGTCCCAAATTACACACGCTGCACCGGAGGCCAAATGGtcaaaggaggggggggggggggtgcatgatCGAGATTGCGAATTAATCAAAGGGCCGCTTGTATTTTGTCCAGTGTGCGAGGCAATGTCTTAGATGCGCATATAGGAATCTAGCGCATTTCTGGAACGTGTTGCTGTACACATTGGTACACCCTTTGCACGGGGCGCCTGTACAAATTTCGATACTCCCCGTGTACAGAAAGAGGCTTTTTTTTCccaatgtgcattttatttgaagTCTGGCTGCCTGCATATTCTTAAAGGATAGAACACTTAGACGCCCGTTGTTTTTCGTGGGCTGCGTTCTTGGGGTACAGTGTCGAATTAGGTCCCGTGTCGGAATTCGACTCCTTTTTGAAATTCGCAGTTTCCAGGAATAGATTCGTAGGCCTGTATGGATTGGTTTTTGTTATTGAGGGCGATCTTGTTCTAAACTGCATGATGGTGCTGGAAATCTGCGTGTTTCGATACCTTTCTGTAtagtaaacatatatataaatatgcatataTGCTTGTGAAGCATATCAACAGAAGCTTTATTATATTCGACAGTCAAATATGTTTCATCACCtaaaatacatatgtatgtatttttgctGTTGTGTCCAAAATCTGTTTAACTTGTCTATTGACAGTATATTGTGAGTAATCTTTGTGTCGCGTGTTTTGAAAGAACGGGGCAGCTGGATTGGGACttgaacccccccacccccaaatcgGCTTTCTTCTTTATTCTTTTGAGAAAATTATAATTGTACTGGCCGCACGCAGAGGAATTTGGCGCGTCCGgaccccacctccccccccccagcTACCCCCGGGTAAGAAAACAATGC
This is a stretch of genomic DNA from Polyodon spathula isolate WHYD16114869_AA chromosome 40, ASM1765450v1, whole genome shotgun sequence. It encodes these proteins:
- the dlc gene encoding delta-like protein C; this encodes MALCFLMCFLSLLSTHLVSSSGVFELKVHSFTSSRGVCRNPRECQIFFRVCLKHAQAVISPEPPCTYGTGLTEITSADQSSISRTASIRVPFHFKWPGTFSLIIEAWNAESAEQSTENPSNLISRLATRRRLAVGEDWSQDVHFGEQSELRYSYHVVCDDHYYGDSCSDYCRPRDDTFGHYTCNEAGNRACLTGWRGEYCSEPICVSGCSERHGYCERPGECKCRIGWQGRLCDECVRYPGCLHGTCGQPWQCNCQEGWGGLFCNQDLNYCTNHRPCRNGATCSNTGQGSYTCTCSPGFSGTNCETETNECDSNPCKSGGSCNDLENDYTCTCPQGFYGKNCEISAMTCADGPCFNGGTCVEKPVGGYSCRCPIGYMGSNCEKKIDRCTNNPCANGGQCLDLGRSVLCRCRPGFTGPRCEINIDDCARNPCQNGGTCMDGINDYTCSCTLGYSGRDCSLRSDACGSVPCQNGGTCYTHFSGPVCQCPSGFMGPSCEYSLQPSASPEGSGDPFPVALAVSFCLGLATLLLVVCAAAAVLRQMRKSQLGKSVRSGLETINNLSQFPRDKGALAIPGSPFKVTNKDAELSAEDKAGYKQKLADCNLAEGNKQQHQQGQTLKQGNKKSDLFLSAPPFPKEPAYRPVYIIPEHMEQCVFATEV